The following are from one region of the Phyllostomus discolor isolate MPI-MPIP mPhyDis1 chromosome 9, mPhyDis1.pri.v3, whole genome shotgun sequence genome:
- the SUN5 gene encoding LOW QUALITY PROTEIN: SUN domain-containing protein 5 (The sequence of the model RefSeq protein was modified relative to this genomic sequence to represent the inferred CDS: inserted 2 bases in 1 codon) encodes MPRCPRSPRDPCDPPEDMAPPCRNPRPRRVVQRGRNPNRTTEESLLNMNNDLLTSIRLNTTTPVLTQCMLGCVSWITCLACFLRTQAQHILFNTCRCKLLFQKLMEKTGVLVLCAFGFWMFSIHLPSKVEFWQDDSINSPLQSLRMYQEKVRHHTGEIQDLRGNITQLIAKLQEMEAMSDEQKMAQKIMKMIQGDYIEKPDFALKSIGASIDFEQTSATYNHDKARSYWNWIRLWNYAQPPDVILEPNVTPGNCWAFAGDRGQVTIRLAQKVYLSNLTLQHIPKTISLSGSLDTAPKDFVIYGMEGSPKEEVFLGAFQFQPENIIQMFPLQNQPTRTFGAVKVKISSNWGNPRFTCLYRVRVHGSVTPPRGQQPNXDPYPETD; translated from the exons ATGCCACGGTGCCCAAGGAGCCCCAGGGACCCGTGTGACCCACCCGAAGATATGGCTCCCCCGTGCAGGAATCCCAGGCCCCGGAG GGTCGTCCAAAGAGGCCGGAACCCCAACAGGACCACAGAGGAGTCCTTGCTGAACATGA ATAATGACTTGCTGACGTCAATTCGTCTCAACACCACAACCCCAGTCCTGACTCAGTGCATGCTGGGATGTGTGT CATGGATCACCTGCCTGGCCTGCTTCCTGAGGACTCAGGCCCAACACATTTTATTCAACACCTGCAG ATGCAAGCTGCTCTTCCAGAAGCTCATGGAAAAGACAGGTGTCCTGGTCCTCTGTGCTTTTG GATTCTGGATGTTCTCTATACACTTACCATCCAAAGTGGAATTCTGGCAG GATGACAGCATAAATAGTCCACTGCAGAGCTTGAG AATGTACCAGGAGAAGGTGCGACATCACACTGGGGAAATCCAGGACCTCCGCGGCAACATAACCCAGCTCATTGCCAAGCTCCAGGAGATGGAAGCCATGTCAGATGAG CAAAAAATGgcccagaaaataatgaagatgatCCAAGGAGACTACATTGAAAAGCCGGACTTCGCCCTCAAGTCTATAG GGGCTTCCATCGACTTTGAGCAAACATCAGCCACGTACAACCACGACAAGGCTCGCTCCTACTGGAACTGGATCCGGCTGTGGAACTATGCACAGCCCCCGGACGTGATCCTTGAG CCCAACGTGACACCTGGCAACTGCTGGGCCTTCGCAGGTGACCGAGGCCAGGTGACCATCCGACTGGCCCAGAAGGTCTACCTGTCCAATCTGACCCTGCAGCATATTCCCAAGACCATCTCACTGTCGGGCAGCCTGGACACGGCCCCCAAGGACTTTGTCATCTAT GGCATGGAAGGCTCCCCCAAGGAGGAGGTGTTCCTGGGGGCATTTCAGTTTCAGCCGGAAAACATCATTCAGATGTTCCCGCTCCAG AACCAGCCCACCCGGACTTTTGGGGCCGTCAAGGTGAAGATATCGAGCAACTGGGGGAACCCGCGCTTCACCTGCCTGTACCGTGTGCGTGTGCACGGCTCTGTGACCCCACCCAGAGGGCAGCAGCCTAA TGACCCCTACCCTGAGACAGATTAA